In the genome of Quercus robur chromosome 3, dhQueRobu3.1, whole genome shotgun sequence, one region contains:
- the LOC126717474 gene encoding uncharacterized protein LOC126717474 codes for METRLGGERAKGIINRLLFDGAIHSETIRYAGGLWLLWNSYLVEVVQLANTKQEIHVKVKDCNPKIFDFSTMSGGILGKLTRLKEKLLSVGYDNQVESFPLGGPEEGGFEVTYHDVFSYGVVFLGLITKRIVDKEDTLKTLVYPWAWKQYRPNRYLVHESLVEGPGFYASDGIMITELAMCCIQMELDKRPFMKDVVKCLEGLQAVQLYGNVVGM; via the exons ATGGAGACTAGATTGGGTGGAGAAAGAGCCAAGGGAATTATAAATAGACTTCTGTTTGATGGCGCCATTCACAGTGAAACAATCAGATATGCTGGAGGCTTATGGCTGCTTTGGAATTCTTACCTCGTGGAGGTGGTGCAGTTAGCTAATACGAAGCAGGAAATCCATGTGAAAGTGAAG GATTGCAACCCAAAGATATTTGACTTTTCGACCATGAGTGGAGGTATTCTTGGTAAGCTGACTCGCCTCAAAGAGAAATTGTTGAGTGTTGGCTATGATAATCAAGTAGAATCCTTTCCCTTAG GTGGACCAGAGGAAGGTGGATTTGAGGTAACCTACCACGATGTCTTCTCTTATGGCGTTGTTTTCCTGGGGCTAATAACTAAAAGAATTGTGGACAAGGAAGATACTCTGAAGACTTTGGTTTACCCTTGGGCCTGGAAGCAGTATAGGCCTAATCGTTATCTTGTGCATGAAAGCCTTGTTGAAGGCCCTGGCTTTTATGCTTCTGATGGAATAATGATAACTGAGCTTGCCATGTGCTGCATTCAAATGGAACTTGATAAGCGTCCTTTCATGAAGGATGTTGTCAAGTGTCTAGAGGGTTTACAAGCTGTTCAACTTTATGGCAATGTAGTTGGAATGTGA
- the LOC126719390 gene encoding uncharacterized protein LOC126719390 yields the protein MDSLARSKLRTLSREEEAELSRSTKKVKNIHHADFNEISSENGHSLQSYKDGVMPNKSFKDKLVGEILGAYAQAFDFSDQMEDDANSDDQVTGLCEGLTAVKLSKEKKIRIRGPWSKALIVKLYGRKIGFNFIQNKLLQLWKPNGRLDCVDLGNDFFLTRFSAKEDIEAVLRRGPWFIGEHFLSIRPWEPFFNSKVANVSAIAVWVRLYKLPIELYEAEELKQIGEAIGKVLRIDTHTALESRGKYARMCIQVDVGKPLINTILIGIFEQAVAYEGINKLCFSCGRIGHKKENCPYIIRRAESSPEKEVSSPKENGTSSRSLHETA from the coding sequence ATGGACTCTCTCGCTCGCTCCAAGCTACGCACTCTCTCTAGGGAGGAGGAAGCCGAACTTTCAAGAAGCACAAAAAAGGTGAAGAATATACACCACgcagattttaatgaaatttcaaGTGAGAATGGTCATTCTCTACAAAGCTATAAGGACGGGGTTATGCCCAACAAATCCTTTAAGGACAAGTTGGTAGGAGAAATCCTAGGAGCCTATGCTCAAGCCTTTGACTTCTCCGATCAAATGGAAGATGACGCCAACTCAGACGACCAAGTTACTGGTCTATGTGAGGGTCTGACAGCAGTTAAACTATCGAAGGAAAAGAAGATTCGCATTAGGGGTCCATGGTCGAAGGCACTTATTGTCAAGCTATATGGGAGGAAAATAGGATTCAACTTCATACAAAACAAGCTCTTGCAACTGTGGAAACCCAATGGGAGGTTAGACTGTGTGGATTTAGGAAATGATTTCTTCCTAACCAGGTTTTCAGCAAAAGAAGACATCGAGGCGGTGCTGAGAAGAGGCCCATGGTTTATAGGAGAGCATTTCCTATCCATAAGACCATGGGAGCCATTTTTCAACTCGAAAGTGGCAAACGTCTCAGCTATCGCTGTTTGGGTAAGGTTGTATAAACTACCCATAGAGCTTTATGAGGCAGAAGAGCTGAAACAAATAGGGGAAGCCATTGGAAAGGTGCTGAGAATTGACACACACACTGCCTTGGAGTCGCGGGGGAAGTATGCTAGGATGTGTATCCAGGTTGATGTTGGAAAGCCGCTCATCAACACAATCCTCATCGGTATATTTGAACAAGCGGTAGCTTATGAGGGCATCAATAAGCTCTGTTTTTCATGTGGTAGAATCGGTCACAAGAAGGAAAATTGCCCTTACATAATCCGGCGAGCTGAGTCATCGCCGGAGAAGGAGGTATCCAGCCCAAAAGAAAATGGTACAAGTTCACGTAGCTTGCATGAGACAGCCTAG